A single genomic interval of Cupriavidus necator harbors:
- a CDS encoding AraC family transcriptional regulator: MTQQEPIQAGPLPRDLLHALRDGGYDVSGLAPAPESDTDSDPSDLRPAMPAAGPQQACHVLCAVYRATGDPTIGLWLGSRMQTDLLGLAGLTAMAGPSLGTALRRIARYQKLLAGDRIELRRQGDEAWVCIRPSDPEAPDTRPRIDMELCSLLAFGRQFTRKPLHPLRVSLRIGQPDWHLRYTEAFDCPVRFGEPEDAIVFGRRDLALRLAARVRSGPAGAGAGHAAREARPASASLDDVRAALQALAGDRALSLAAVARHLDISERTLQRRLMAAGTSFRTLCEEARRELAGGYLAGGAMSLGEIAFRLGFDDANSFFRAFRRWTGMTPGDYRRAAAPPPA, from the coding sequence ATGACACAACAAGAGCCTATCCAGGCCGGGCCGTTGCCTCGTGACCTGCTGCACGCACTGCGTGACGGCGGCTACGACGTATCGGGACTCGCGCCTGCCCCGGAATCCGACACCGACTCCGACCCCAGCGACCTCAGGCCCGCCATGCCGGCGGCCGGCCCGCAACAGGCCTGCCACGTGCTCTGCGCGGTCTACCGTGCCACCGGCGATCCAACCATCGGCCTGTGGCTGGGCAGCCGGATGCAGACCGACCTGCTCGGGCTGGCGGGCCTGACGGCCATGGCCGGGCCGTCGCTGGGCACCGCGCTGCGGCGCATCGCGCGCTACCAGAAGCTGCTCGCCGGCGACCGCATCGAACTGCGCCGCCAGGGCGACGAAGCCTGGGTCTGTATCCGCCCGAGCGATCCCGAGGCGCCCGACACCCGACCGCGCATCGACATGGAGCTGTGCTCGCTGCTGGCCTTCGGGCGCCAGTTCACGCGCAAGCCGCTGCATCCGCTGCGGGTGTCGCTGCGCATCGGCCAGCCGGACTGGCACCTGCGCTATACCGAAGCATTCGACTGCCCGGTGCGCTTTGGCGAGCCCGAAGACGCCATCGTGTTCGGCCGCCGCGACCTGGCCTTGCGCCTGGCTGCCCGCGTGCGCAGCGGACCGGCCGGCGCGGGCGCGGGCCATGCCGCGCGCGAAGCGCGGCCGGCGTCCGCGTCGCTGGACGATGTGCGCGCGGCCCTGCAGGCGCTGGCCGGCGACCGCGCCCTCAGCCTGGCCGCGGTGGCACGCCACCTGGACATCAGCGAGCGCACGCTGCAGCGCCGGCTGATGGCGGCGGGCACGAGTTTCCGCACGCTGTGTGAAGAGGCGCGCCGCGAGCTGGCTGGCGGCTACCTGGCCGGAGGCGCGATGTCGCTCGGAGAAATCGCGTTCCGGCTCGGCTTTGACGATGCCAACTCGTTCTTCCGCGCCTTCCGCCGCTGGACCGGCATGACCCCGGGCGACTACCGGCGCGCGGCGGCGCCTCCACCCGCGTAG
- a CDS encoding LysR family transcriptional regulator — MDRIGDIGLFLRVLDLGSISAAARSLDLSVAVASQRLQRLERELGVRLLHRTTRRLHATPEGVVLAEQGRALVDDLEALGTSLRQAGTGVSGTLRVTTSSSFGRLYISPLLPEFLALHPGLTLSVNLTDNVLDLVSAGFDLAIRIGVLDDSTLVARRLANNRRLLCAAPDYLRRRGTPRTPQDLARHDCLVLVGSQGRQDVWRLGDGAGGEIAVRVRGRIEANTGELLSDAALAGFGIALHSTWHVCADLRAGRLVQVLPDYPLADTGIYAVMPQRRLVPPRVRAFVDFLAGRFGDNPPWEQPHGG; from the coding sequence ATGGACCGGATCGGCGATATCGGCCTGTTCCTGCGCGTGCTCGACCTGGGTTCGATCAGCGCCGCGGCACGCAGCCTGGACCTGTCGGTGGCGGTGGCCAGCCAGCGGCTGCAGCGGCTGGAGCGTGAACTGGGCGTGCGCCTGCTGCATCGCACCACGCGGCGGCTGCACGCCACCCCGGAAGGCGTGGTGCTGGCCGAGCAGGGGCGTGCGCTGGTGGACGACCTAGAAGCGCTGGGCACCTCGTTGCGGCAGGCCGGCACCGGGGTATCGGGCACGCTGCGGGTGACCACGTCGTCCTCGTTCGGGCGGCTCTATATCTCGCCGCTGTTGCCGGAATTCCTGGCGCTGCATCCCGGCCTGACGCTCAGCGTCAACCTGACCGACAACGTGCTGGACCTGGTCAGCGCGGGTTTCGACCTGGCCATCCGCATCGGTGTGCTGGACGATTCGACGCTGGTCGCGCGGCGGCTGGCCAACAACCGGCGGCTGCTGTGTGCCGCGCCGGACTACCTGCGCCGGCGCGGCACGCCGCGCACCCCGCAGGACCTGGCGCGGCACGATTGCCTGGTGCTGGTGGGCAGCCAGGGCCGGCAGGATGTCTGGCGCCTGGGCGACGGCGCCGGCGGGGAGATTGCCGTGCGCGTGCGCGGCCGGATCGAGGCCAATACCGGCGAGCTGTTGTCCGATGCGGCGCTGGCGGGCTTTGGCATCGCCCTGCATTCCACCTGGCATGTCTGCGCCGACCTGCGCGCCGGGCGGCTGGTGCAGGTGCTGCCCGATTACCCGCTCGCCGACACCGGCATCTACGCCGTGATGCCGCAGCGGCGGCTGGTGCCCCCGCGCGTGCGCGCCTTTGTCGATTTCCTGGCCGGGCGCTTCGGCGACAACCCGCCGTGGGAGCAACCCCACGGCGGGTGA
- a CDS encoding MFS transporter yields the protein MAPPVSTNSTPGAASARGRLPVALYALTAGSFGIGCAEFVIMGLLLQVAADLRVTIAAAGMLVSGYALGVFAGAPVLTLLTRRMPRKAVLLALMVIYTVGNAACALAPDYTTLMIARVLTSLTHGTFFGVGAVVATGLVPEDRRASAISVMFSGLTLATLLGMPAGAWLGLHLGWRSTFWAMTVIGLLSLAVIALLVQKSQDHGAPVALRDELATIGRPQVLLGLLMTVLQSMGIFAVITYVQPLLTRVSGFGEAAVSPILLLFGAGMILGNVLGGRFADRTPTRAVLATLTTLTLVLAAMTLAIHSQVLVVAFVGILGIAAFATVSPLQLRVLRHAQGAGQNLASSFNIAAFNLGNGLGAWMGGVVVDHGPGLAALPWVAALAPMAALGVALFSVRLELGSAKVAPIPESI from the coding sequence ATGGCCCCCCCAGTCTCCACCAACTCCACACCCGGCGCTGCATCCGCCCGCGGCCGGCTGCCGGTTGCGCTCTACGCGCTCACCGCCGGTTCCTTCGGCATCGGCTGCGCCGAATTCGTGATCATGGGCCTGCTGCTTCAGGTTGCCGCCGACCTGCGGGTGACCATCGCCGCCGCCGGCATGCTGGTGTCCGGCTACGCGCTGGGCGTCTTCGCCGGCGCGCCGGTGCTGACCCTGCTGACGCGGCGCATGCCGCGCAAGGCCGTGCTGCTGGCGCTGATGGTGATCTACACCGTCGGCAATGCCGCCTGCGCGCTGGCGCCCGACTACACCACGCTGATGATCGCGCGCGTGCTGACCTCGCTCACGCATGGCACCTTCTTCGGCGTCGGCGCGGTGGTGGCCACCGGGCTGGTGCCGGAGGACCGCCGCGCCTCCGCGATCTCGGTGATGTTCTCCGGCCTGACGCTGGCCACGCTGCTGGGCATGCCCGCCGGCGCCTGGCTGGGCCTGCACCTGGGCTGGCGCTCGACCTTCTGGGCGATGACCGTGATCGGGCTGCTGTCGCTGGCGGTGATCGCGCTGCTGGTGCAGAAGAGCCAGGACCACGGCGCCCCCGTGGCCCTGCGCGACGAACTGGCCACCATCGGCCGCCCGCAGGTGCTGCTGGGCCTGTTGATGACGGTGCTGCAGTCGATGGGCATCTTTGCCGTGATCACCTACGTGCAGCCGCTGCTGACGCGCGTGTCCGGCTTTGGCGAGGCGGCGGTGTCACCGATCCTGCTGCTGTTCGGCGCCGGCATGATCCTTGGCAACGTGCTCGGCGGCCGCTTTGCCGACCGCACCCCGACGCGCGCGGTGCTGGCCACGCTGACCACGCTGACGCTGGTGCTGGCGGCGATGACGCTGGCCATCCACAGCCAGGTGCTGGTGGTGGCCTTCGTCGGCATCCTGGGCATCGCGGCCTTTGCCACGGTCTCGCCGCTGCAGCTGCGCGTGCTGCGCCACGCCCAGGGCGCGGGACAGAACCTGGCCTCGAGCTTCAATATCGCGGCATTCAACCTGGGCAACGGCCTGGGTGCGTGGATGGGCGGCGTGGTGGTCGATCACGGACCGGGTCTGGCGGCATTGCCGTGGGTTGCGGCACTGGCGCCGATGGCTGCGCTGGGGGTGGCGCTATTCAGTGTGCGGCTGGAACTGGGGTCAGCGAAAGTAGCGCCGATTCCGGAATCGATTTGA
- a CDS encoding DUF1016 N-terminal domain-containing protein: MSKRLASQRNAMPGAAEYAAWLGRLKEEVHRTRLAASLSVNRELILLYWRLGRSILPQQTAAGWGTKVIDRLAGDLRQSFPEMAGFSSRSLKYIRTFAAAWPDEAIVQQVVALLPRLHCANDGNAARRFARGAANVRTAGILAGG; encoded by the coding sequence ATGTCGAAACGTCTCGCATCGCAGCGTAATGCCATGCCCGGCGCTGCCGAATATGCCGCTTGGCTGGGCCGTCTCAAGGAAGAAGTCCACCGTACTCGCCTTGCCGCGTCGCTTTCAGTAAACCGCGAACTGATCCTGCTCTACTGGAGGCTTGGGCGTTCGATTCTCCCGCAGCAGACAGCAGCAGGCTGGGGGACAAAGGTGATCGACAGGCTTGCGGGCGATTTGCGTCAATCGTTCCCCGAGATGGCTGGTTTTTCATCGCGAAGCCTGAAATACATTCGGACGTTCGCTGCAGCCTGGCCAGACGAGGCAATAGTGCAACAGGTTGTTGCACTATTGCCTCGACTACATTGTGCGAATGACGGAAACGCTGCCCGAAGATTTGCACGGGGCGCTGCCAACGTTAGAACAGCTGGAATCCTCGCCGGAGGATGA
- a CDS encoding NnrS family protein, with product MDTIPILPARRSPPPGKAPAGPPPRGFALFALGFRPFYLGGAVFAALAIAAWSAMLAGAAAVGPAPVMPAMFWHAHEMVFGFAAAIVVGFLFTAGRAWTGQPTPTGAALAALFLLWLAGRVGMWVVPGTAAFVIEGAFLPLAALAFTRTLARAGNRRNYPLALALWLLGAADVASLWLQARGHDAGAMLACRAGVALVTLFVVVIGGRVIPMFTTNAIPGFRLRQYRQVERMVVPAAVLGLAAGVLPLPVWLAAALSLLAAAVLAVRVAGWRSHAVGNRPILWVLHLAYAWLPVALLLQALGALGLVMAGLATHAFTVGVLGVAIIAMITRTALGHTGRMLVAGRAETAAYWLVATAAVLRVFGPMAWPGGYLHWVWGAGACWVTGFGLYALAYAPRLIRRRVDGKPG from the coding sequence ATGGACACCATTCCCATTCTTCCCGCGCGGCGCTCGCCACCGCCTGGCAAGGCGCCCGCCGGACCGCCGCCGCGCGGCTTTGCCTTGTTTGCACTGGGCTTCCGGCCGTTCTACCTGGGCGGGGCGGTGTTCGCCGCGCTGGCCATCGCGGCGTGGTCGGCGATGCTGGCGGGCGCCGCCGCAGTCGGCCCGGCGCCGGTGATGCCGGCGATGTTCTGGCACGCGCACGAGATGGTGTTCGGCTTTGCCGCGGCCATCGTGGTGGGTTTCCTGTTCACCGCGGGGCGGGCCTGGACCGGCCAGCCGACGCCCACTGGCGCCGCGCTTGCCGCGCTGTTCCTGCTGTGGCTGGCCGGGCGCGTGGGCATGTGGGTGGTGCCGGGAACGGCGGCCTTCGTGATCGAGGGCGCGTTCCTGCCGCTGGCCGCGCTGGCCTTCACGCGCACGCTGGCCCGCGCCGGCAACCGCCGCAACTATCCGCTGGCCCTGGCGCTGTGGCTGCTGGGCGCGGCCGATGTCGCCAGCCTGTGGCTGCAGGCGCGCGGCCATGACGCCGGTGCGATGCTGGCCTGCCGCGCGGGCGTGGCGCTGGTCACGCTGTTCGTGGTGGTGATCGGCGGGCGCGTCATCCCGATGTTCACGACCAACGCGATCCCGGGGTTCCGCCTGCGGCAATACCGGCAGGTGGAGCGCATGGTGGTGCCGGCCGCGGTGCTGGGACTGGCTGCGGGGGTGCTGCCCTTGCCGGTCTGGCTGGCGGCGGCGCTGTCATTGCTGGCCGCGGCGGTGCTGGCCGTGCGCGTGGCTGGCTGGCGCAGCCATGCGGTAGGCAACCGGCCGATCCTGTGGGTGCTGCACCTGGCCTATGCGTGGCTGCCGGTGGCGCTGCTGCTGCAGGCGCTGGGTGCGCTGGGGCTGGTGATGGCGGGGCTGGCGACGCATGCCTTCACTGTCGGCGTGCTTGGCGTGGCGATCATCGCCATGATCACGCGCACCGCACTGGGTCACACCGGCCGCATGCTGGTGGCCGGCCGCGCGGAAACCGCGGCGTACTGGCTGGTGGCCACGGCGGCGGTGTTGCGGGTGTTCGGGCCGATGGCCTGGCCGGGTGGCTACCTGCATTGGGTGTGGGGAGCCGGGGCGTGCTGGGTGACCGGGTTCGGCCTCTATGCGCTGGCGTATGCGCCGCGCCTGATTCGGCGGCGGGTCGATGGCAAGCCTGGCTGA
- a CDS encoding MFS transporter has protein sequence MATHPRAPEPIAPGAAITLASSTFAFTICFAVWMLFAVLGIPLKQELGLSDTEFGLLAATPVLSGSLIRVPLGIWTDRYGGRIVFFVLMLATVIPIWLISYAHTLWQLLVLGLFVGLAGGSFSVGTPYVARWFPRSRQGLAMGIFGAGNSGAALTKFVAPAMILAAGTWTVVPRVYSVAMLVTALLFWVFSRSNPAHLVKSSVGWREQLAVMRDPRVWRYSQYYSVVFGGYVGLSLWMTKYYIGEYGFDIKTAAFLAACFSLPGGVLRAIGGWISDRYGAHRTTWWVMWVSWVGFFLLSYPQTDFIVQTTSGPQGFRIALTPTVFTFLLFVVGIAFAIGKASVFKFISNDFTHNIGAVSGVVGLAGGLGGFVLPVLFGMLADLTGVRSSCFMLMYGTVCVSLVWMHYSQRAERQRKAQAVGLTQAA, from the coding sequence ATGGCCACCCACCCACGCGCGCCGGAGCCCATTGCGCCCGGCGCCGCAATCACGCTGGCGTCCAGCACTTTCGCCTTCACCATCTGCTTTGCCGTCTGGATGCTGTTCGCGGTCCTCGGCATCCCGCTCAAGCAGGAGCTTGGCCTGAGCGACACTGAATTCGGACTGCTGGCCGCCACGCCCGTCCTCAGCGGCTCGCTGATCCGGGTGCCGCTGGGCATCTGGACCGACCGCTACGGCGGGCGCATCGTCTTCTTCGTGCTGATGCTGGCCACCGTGATCCCGATCTGGCTGATCTCGTATGCGCACACGCTGTGGCAGCTGCTGGTGCTGGGCTTGTTCGTCGGCCTGGCGGGCGGCTCGTTCTCGGTCGGCACGCCGTATGTGGCGCGCTGGTTCCCGCGCTCGCGCCAGGGCCTGGCGATGGGCATCTTCGGCGCCGGCAACTCGGGCGCGGCGCTGACCAAGTTCGTCGCGCCGGCGATGATCCTGGCCGCCGGCACCTGGACCGTGGTGCCGCGCGTGTATTCGGTGGCGATGCTGGTCACAGCGCTGCTGTTCTGGGTGTTCTCGCGCAGCAACCCGGCGCACCTGGTCAAGTCCAGCGTCGGCTGGCGCGAGCAGCTCGCCGTGATGCGCGACCCGCGCGTGTGGCGCTACTCGCAGTACTACTCGGTGGTGTTCGGCGGCTATGTCGGCCTGTCGCTGTGGATGACCAAGTACTACATCGGCGAATACGGCTTCGACATCAAGACCGCCGCCTTCCTGGCCGCGTGCTTCTCGCTGCCCGGCGGCGTGCTGCGCGCCATCGGCGGCTGGATCTCCGACCGCTACGGCGCGCACCGCACCACCTGGTGGGTGATGTGGGTGAGCTGGGTCGGCTTCTTCCTGCTGAGCTACCCGCAGACCGATTTCATCGTCCAGACCACCAGCGGCCCGCAGGGTTTTCGCATCGCGCTGACGCCCACGGTCTTCACCTTCCTGCTGTTCGTGGTCGGCATCGCCTTTGCCATCGGCAAGGCCTCGGTATTCAAGTTCATCTCCAACGACTTCACGCACAACATCGGCGCGGTTTCCGGTGTGGTCGGCCTGGCTGGCGGGCTGGGCGGCTTCGTGCTGCCGGTGCTGTTCGGCATGCTGGCCGACCTGACCGGCGTGCGCAGCAGCTGCTTCATGCTGATGTACGGCACCGTGTGCGTGAGCCTGGTGTGGATGCACTACAGCCAGCGCGCTGAACGCCAGCGCAAGGCACAGGCCGTCGGCCTCACGCAGGCCGCCTGA
- a CDS encoding NarK family nitrate/nitrite MFS transporter: MSSSVLTRWEPENKVFWKSQGERIAYRNLWISIPALMLAFVVWMLWSVVAVNLDRAGFQFTKNQLFWLTALPALSGATLRIFYSFLVPVFGGRRFTAISTALLLIPALGMGFALRDPSTGYPTLLVLALLCGLGGANFSSSMANISFFFPKAKKGLATGLNAGIGNLGVSVVQFVTPLVVSIAVFGALGGEPQQYTANGATHDLWLQNAGFVWVPFIIVSALAAWFGMHDIADAKASFAEQAVIFKRKHNWLMCWLYVGTFGSFIGFSAGLALLTKSQFPGVNPTAYAFLGPLVGALTRPVGGWTSDKLGGARVTLWTFVGMIAAVFAVLAALPHDGAGGNFTFFLAAFIALFALTGIGNGSTFRMIPVIFLTERQRAAAGKGDAAQKQALQDAGKESAAVLGFSGAIGAYGGFFIPKSFGTSLELTGAADAALYCFIAFYLSCVLVTWWHYARRNAPMPC, from the coding sequence ATGTCCTCTTCCGTACTGACCCGCTGGGAGCCCGAGAATAAGGTCTTCTGGAAAAGCCAGGGCGAGCGCATCGCCTACCGCAACCTGTGGATCTCGATCCCGGCGCTGATGCTGGCCTTCGTGGTCTGGATGCTGTGGAGCGTGGTCGCGGTCAACCTCGACCGCGCCGGCTTCCAGTTCACCAAGAACCAGCTGTTCTGGCTGACCGCGCTGCCGGCGCTGTCCGGCGCCACGCTGCGCATCTTCTATTCGTTCCTGGTGCCGGTGTTCGGCGGGCGGCGCTTCACCGCGATCTCCACCGCACTGCTGCTGATCCCGGCGCTGGGCATGGGCTTCGCGCTGCGCGACCCGTCCACCGGCTATCCGACGCTGCTGGTGCTGGCGCTGCTGTGCGGGCTGGGCGGCGCCAACTTCAGCTCCTCAATGGCCAATATCAGCTTCTTCTTCCCCAAGGCGAAGAAGGGGCTGGCCACCGGGCTGAACGCGGGCATCGGCAACCTCGGCGTGTCGGTGGTGCAGTTCGTCACGCCGCTGGTGGTGTCGATCGCAGTGTTCGGCGCGCTCGGCGGCGAGCCGCAGCAGTACACGGCCAACGGCGCCACGCATGACCTGTGGCTGCAGAACGCGGGCTTTGTCTGGGTGCCGTTCATCATCGTGTCGGCACTGGCGGCGTGGTTCGGCATGCATGACATCGCGGATGCCAAGGCATCGTTTGCCGAGCAGGCGGTGATCTTCAAGCGCAAGCACAACTGGCTGATGTGCTGGCTGTACGTGGGCACCTTCGGTTCGTTCATCGGCTTCTCGGCGGGGCTGGCGCTGCTGACCAAGTCGCAGTTCCCCGGCGTCAATCCCACCGCTTATGCCTTCCTGGGGCCGCTGGTAGGCGCGCTGACGCGTCCCGTGGGTGGCTGGACCTCCGACAAGCTGGGCGGCGCGCGGGTCACGCTGTGGACCTTCGTCGGCATGATCGCCGCGGTGTTCGCGGTGCTGGCGGCGCTGCCGCATGACGGCGCCGGCGGCAACTTCACATTCTTCCTGGCCGCCTTTATCGCGTTGTTCGCGCTGACCGGCATCGGCAACGGTTCGACCTTCCGCATGATTCCGGTGATCTTCCTGACCGAGCGCCAGCGCGCTGCCGCGGGCAAGGGCGACGCGGCACAGAAGCAGGCATTGCAGGACGCCGGCAAGGAATCCGCCGCGGTGCTGGGCTTCTCCGGTGCGATCGGCGCCTACGGCGGCTTCTTTATCCCCAAGAGCTTCGGCACCTCGCTGGAGTTGACCGGCGCCGCCGACGCCGCGCTGTATTGCTTTATCGCCTTCTACCTCAGCTGCGTGCTGGTGACTTGGTGGCACTACGCGCGCCGCAACGCGCCCATGCCCTGCTGA